The genomic stretch GATGAGCTGGAATGTGCTGCTGAACAACGGTGCCGGCGGCAACACTTCGCAGAACTTCACCCACGGCATTGCGTCCGACGTGTTCACGAACATGGACTTCGACGGCGACGGCATCACCGACGCGACGGTTTGGCGCCCGAGCACCGGCAGCTTCCTGGTGCGGCGTTCCTCGCGTCCGCTCGATGTCCCGCTCGAGATTCCGCACGGGATGATCGGCGACAACCCGCGGCACGGCGGCGACTACGACGGCGATGGTGTCGGCGACGCCACGGTTTTCCGCAGTGTTCCTCCGGAGGGTACCCCCTCCCTTTTCCAGATCCGCCTGTCCTCGAACGGACAGTTGCGCACGCTGGTGGCAGGAGAATCGACCGCTTTCCCGGCCGCCGGCATCGACCTCAACGGCGACCACGTTGCCGACGTCTCGGTACAGACGGCCAGCGGCGGCGCTGGCCGTTTCCGCCAGTACGACGGCAACAGCGGCTTCAATTTCCTCGACACAACCCTCGGCCTTCCGTCCGACGCCATCATCGTCGGCAACCACGCAGGAAATTCGCGCGGCGACATCACGGTTGCACGCGGCGTAGCCGGTGAGATCAACTGGTTCACGCGCGAGGCGATCACCGGTACGGTCCAGCCCACGGTGGTGTTCGGCGCCGCTGCGACCGATTTCCTGTTGACCGGCGACTACGATGGCGACGGCCTCGACGACCACGCCGTGTGGCGGCCCAGCGCGATGCCCGGGCAATCGAAGTTCCTGATTCGTCGGTCGACCGCGCCGGCCACCCCGCTCGAAGTGTTCAGCGGAGCGAACGGCGACTACCCGGTGGCCAATTCGCGGGTCAACTGAGCGCGCTGTTGCCACCAGGGCTGGCGCTTGCCTGGCCCTTGCCTTGGTTGCTGAAAGCGCAGCCGCTCGCCTGGGCTGCGCTGCTGGCCGCCCTGCTGCGGGCGCGTCTTCCGCACGCACGCCTGGCTTGCCTGGCGTGCGCGCTGGACGCTGCCGCGAATGCTGCGGACCGCTGGCGCGACGGGCTGGCCGCAGTGCGCGAACGCCTGTCGACCTTCGCAGCCCGAAAGAATCGCCGCCAGGGCCGCCAGCACACCTGCCTGCCACGCCGAAGACGTACAATCGGCGCTCGGTCCAAGGTAGGGCCTGGTCATGAAACTGCGTGGTCTGCTGTGGGTAGTGGCGCTCGCCGCCAGCGGTTCGCTGGCCGCGTGGACGGCCTTGTGGGACTGGGATTCCGAGCCCGACCTGCCGGGCCCGCTGGTTGCGGGAAAGGCCATCGACAAGGAAGCCTTCATGCTGGCGCGCGCCGAGCAGATCGCGCTGATGCGCGGTATCGACGTGCAATCCGAACGCAACTATTCACCGCTGTGGCGCGAGCAGGCGATCGCCGAGTTGACTGCTGCTGAGCGGACGCGTTCGCCGGACACCAGCACCACCGCGTGGACACCGCTCGGCCCGGCGCCTATCCCGAACGGCCAGACCGTAGGGACCACCACCGCGGTCTCCGGGCGCGTGATTTCCATTGCCGTTCACCCGAGCAACGCCGACATCGTCTACGTGGGTACCGCGAGCGGCGGCCTCTACCGCAGCACCAACGGCGGCGGCACCTGGACGCCGCTGATGGACGGCGCACTCAGCCTCGCGATCGGGTCGCTGGCACTCGCGCCTTCCTCGCCGGACACCCTGTACGTCGGCACCGGCGAGCCGAATTTCTCGCTCGACAGTTACTTCGGCGTCGGTCTGTACCGCATCGACA from Rhodanobacteraceae bacterium encodes the following:
- a CDS encoding proprotein convertase P-domain-containing protein; the protein is MKTVRLAGLLGLGLLAAGSAGAVDYLGTNVGAIPDNDPNGRFVSFNTAGFQGPVGHVRVSMNLTHSFVGDLRVTLFSPGLSGQLVLFSRAGYKRSTNPGAGANLSGNYVFDDQLGVDLWSTIAPLSTSQDVPQGAYRTSTAGAPSVSDAGGCSTRLDLAFGGLNPAQAGGTWTLRIVDAANGDVGTINSATLTLEAAPVMFASGFESGFSGPMASASPVPGNCRKAQFDYDGDGRSDYVTVRNTGGGAGGAMSWNVLLNNGAGGNTSQNFTHGIASDVFTNMDFDGDGITDATVWRPSTGSFLVRRSSRPLDVPLEIPHGMIGDNPRHGGDYDGDGVGDATVFRSVPPEGTPSLFQIRLSSNGQLRTLVAGESTAFPAAGIDLNGDHVADVSVQTASGGAGRFRQYDGNSGFNFLDTTLGLPSDAIIVGNHAGNSRGDITVARGVAGEINWFTREAITGTVQPTVVFGAAATDFLLTGDYDGDGLDDHAVWRPSAMPGQSKFLIRRSTAPATPLEVFSGANGDYPVANSRVN